DNA sequence from the Candidatus Buchananbacteria bacterium genome:
GGCATTTGCCAACGCTTTGGCATTTTTAACAATTTGGTTGCCGTATTGTTTAAATTCCGGTTTTAGAGCTTCATTAAAGCAGACTGCTTTGGCGGCAATAACGTGTTCGAGTGGCCCACCCTGCATGCCGGGGAAAATTGCTTTATCAATGTCTTTGGCAAATTTTTCTTTGCTTAAAATGACGGCGCTGCGCGGACCACGCAATGTTTTATGTGTTGTGGTCATGACAAAATCAGCATGCGGAAATGGTTGAGGGTGATCGCCGGAAATGCATAAACCGACAAAATGAGAAATGTCGGCTAAAAGCAGGGCGCCAACTTCGTCGGCAATGTCTTTCCAAATTTTAAAATCAAAAATTCTCGGGTAAGCCGTGGCGCCGGTGACGATTAATTTTGGTTTTTCTTTTTTAGCCATGGCACGTACCTGATCATAATCAATCATTTCAGTTTTTTGGCTAACGCCATATTGGACAAAATGATAGAGCTGGCCCGACAGATTAACCGGGTGGCCGTGTGTTAAGTGTCCACCCTGATCAAGTTTCATACCCATAACGGTATCGCCTGGCTTGAGTGTTGCTAGATAAATTGCCAGGTTAGCCGGACTGCCGGCATTCGGCTGAACATTGGCATGTTCGGCGTTAAACAATTTTTTAGCGCGGCTGATT
Encoded proteins:
- a CDS encoding serine hydroxymethyltransferase, which codes for MKYEHLAQQDPEIFDLINQETKRQQDGLAMIPSENHASIAVLEAMASTLSNKYAEGYPHKRYYTGNQYIDQVEDLAISRAKKLFNAEHANVQPNAGSPANLAIYLATLKPGDTVMGMKLDQGGHLTHGHPVNLSGQLYHFVQYGVSQKTEMIDYDQVRAMAKKEKPKLIVTGATAYPRIFDFKIWKDIADEVGALLLADISHFVGLCISGDHPQPFPHADFVMTTTHKTLRGPRSAVILSKEKFAKDIDKAIFPGMQGGPLEHVIAAKAVCFNEALKPEFKQYGNQIVKNAKALANALLNEGIRLVSGGTDIHLMLIDCNPLKITGRTASEVLADGGIYTNRNTIPYDPGSAFEPTGIRLGTPALTTRGMKESEMKIIGTIIAKQLKNIKDTNIHAELKATVAELVKQFPIYEGM